The Ranitomeya imitator isolate aRanImi1 chromosome 6, aRanImi1.pri, whole genome shotgun sequence genome window below encodes:
- the LOC138642933 gene encoding carbonic anhydrase 3-like, whose protein sequence is MSRRHDWSYGNFNGPDTWADYFPCAKGQSQSPIELHTRYIKHDVSLRPWTFSYRAASSMTIANDGTTVRVMFDGSSVIKDGPLTGSYRLRQLQLHWGSSDDQGSEHVIDGLKYAGELQFVHWNSKYDNVTEAKKNPDGVAIIAVFLKVGKVNQQLKAIIEALDCIKAKGRKAHFTDFDPSILFPTSRDYWTYQGSYTTPPCEECVTWILLREPITASAEQMEKLRSILSTMECEAPVQMANNYRPTQPLNGREVRASFD, encoded by the exons ATGTCACGAAGACACGACTGGTCATACGGCAATTTCAATG GTCCAGACACCTGGGCAGACTATTTCCCATGTGCTAAAGGACAAAGCCAATCGCCCATTGAGCTTCACACGCGGTATATTAAGCATGATGTCAGCCTGCGACCATGGACCTTTTCCTACCGCGCAGCATCTTCGATGACTATTGCCAATGATGGCACTACGGTCAGAGTGATGTTTGATGGTTCATCAG TGATAAAAGATGGCCCTCTTACTGGAAGCTACAGACTCCGCCAATTGCAGCTCCATTGGGGTTCTTCTGATGACCAAGGATCTGAACATGTAATAGATGGACTGAAATATGCAGGAGAG TTACAATTTGTTCATTGGAATTCCAAGTACGATAATGTTACAGAAGCCAAGAAGAATCCTGACGGAGTGGCTATAATAGCTGTGTTTTTAAAA gttgGCAAAGTAAACCAGCAGCTGAAGGCAATTATAGAAGCACTGGACTGCATCAAGGCAAAG GGAAGGAAAGCGCATTTCACAGATTTTGACCCTTCAATACTATTCCCTACATCCCGGGATTATTGGACATACCAAGGTTCTTACACAACTCCCCCATGTGAGGAATGTGTGACCTGGATACTCCTAAGAGAACCGATTACAGCCAGCGCAGAACAG ATGGAGAAACTTCGAAGCATTTTATCAACTATGGAGTGTGAAGCTCCAGTGCAAATGGCGAACAATTATCGACCCACCCAGCCCCTGAATGGGAGAGAAGTTAGAGCATCTTTTGACTAG